A section of the Hemitrygon akajei unplaced genomic scaffold, sHemAka1.3 Scf000054, whole genome shotgun sequence genome encodes:
- the LOC140721354 gene encoding uncharacterized protein, with protein sequence MVQQQVHTEEWLFTCSDCGKGFTKSSKLKLHQKVHTGERPFTCLDCGKGFTQSAHLQAHRSVHTGEWAFTCSYCGEGFTLSSQLLRHQSVHTGERPFTCSVCGKGFTRSSHLMAHQRAHTVERPFTCSDCGKGFTQSSHLLAHQRIHTGERPFTCSDCGKGFTRSSQVKVHQRVHTGERPFTCSVCGKGFTLSSKLKVHQRVHTGERPFTCSYCGEGFTLSSQLLRHQSVHTGEWPFNCSVCGKGFTQSSTLMAHQRVHTGEWPFTCSVCGMGFTCSPDLKVHQRVHTGERPFTCSDCGKGFAYSSQLKIHQRVHTGERPFRCSDCGKGFTRSSQLMVHQRVHTGERPFTCSDCGKGFTQSSHLLAHQQVHTGERPFTCSDCGKGFTRYFSDVYRLLESPFQSLNDLVHLFILIMFSRL encoded by the coding sequence ATGGTTCAGCAGCAAGTCCACACTGAGgagtggctgttcacctgctcagactgtgggaagggattcactaagtcatctaaactgaagctacatcagaaagttcacactggggagagaccatttacctgcttggactgtgggaaaggattcactcagtcagcccacctacaagcacacaggtcagttcacactggggagtgggctttcacctgctcatactgtggggagggattcactttgtcatcgcagctactgagacaccagtcagttcacactggggagcggccgttcacctgctcagtgtgtgggaagggattcactcggtcatctcacctaaTGGCTCATCAGCGAGCTCACACTGTTGAGAGGCCgttcacatgctcagactgtgggaagggatttactcagtcatcccacctattggcacaccagcgaattcacactggagagagaccattcacctgttcagactgtggtaagggattcactcggtcatctcaagtgaaggtacatcagagagttcacactggggaacgaccgttcacctgctcagtctgtgggaagggattcactctgtcatctaaactgaaggtacatcagcgagttcacactggggagaggccgttcacctgctcatactgtggggagggattcactttgtcatcgcagctactgagacaccagtcagttcacactggggagtggccattcaactgctcagtgtgtgggaagggattcactcagtcatccaccctaatggctcaccagcgagttcacactggggagtggccgttcacctgctccgtctgtgggatgggattcacttgttcacctgacctgaaggtacatcagagagttcacactggggaacggccgttcacatgctcagactgtgggaagggattcgcctactcatcccaactgaagatacatcagcgagttcacactggggaacggccgttcagatgctcagactgtgggaagggattcactcggtcatctcaactaatggttcatcagcgagttcacacaggggagcggccattcacatgctcagactgtgggaagggattcactcagtcatcccacctattggcacaccagcaagttcacacaggggagcggccatttacctgttcagactgtgggaagggattcactcg